A single window of Phyllostomus discolor isolate MPI-MPIP mPhyDis1 chromosome 13, mPhyDis1.pri.v3, whole genome shotgun sequence DNA harbors:
- the ABCB9 gene encoding ATP-binding cassette sub-family B member 9 isoform X1 → MRLWKAAAATLAFMSVDVGVTTAIYVLSHPDRSLLEDIRHFNIFDSVLDLWAACLYRSCLLLGATIGVAKNSALGPRRLRASWPVIALVCLLAGIYTMAKLLLFSEVRKPVRDPWFWALFAWTYVSLAASFLLWWLLSTVRPGGKALEPGAGAEAEAEGFPGEDRPEPEQASGATLRKLLSYTKPDVAFLVAASFFLIIAALGETFLPYYTGRAIDGIVIQKSMEQFSTAVVVMCLLALGSSFAAGIRGGIFTLIFARLNIRLRNCLFRSLVSQETSFFDENRTGDLISRLTSDTTMVSDLVSQNINIFLRNMVKVTGVVVFMFSLSWQLSLVTFMGFPIIMMVSDIYGKYYKRLSKEVQNALARASNTAEETISAMKTVRSFANEEEEAEVYSRKLQQVYKLNRKEAAAYMYYVWGSGLTLLVVQVSILYYGGHLVISGQMTSGNLISFIIYEFVLGDCMESVGSVYSGLMQGVGAAEKVFEFIDRQPTMVHDGNLAPDHVEGRVDFENVTFTYRTRPHTKVLQNVSFSLSPGKVTALIGPSGSGKSSCVNILENFYPLEGGRVLLDGKPVSAYDHKFLHRVVSLVSQEPVLFARSITDNISYGLPAVPFEVVVEAAQKANAHGFIMELQDGYNTETGEKGAQLSGGQKQRVAMARALVRNPPVLILDEATSALDAESEYLIQQAIHGHLQKRTVLIIAHRLSTVERAHLIVVLDKGRVVQQGTHQQLLAQGGLYARLVQRQMLALEPALGCAVDHNEPPGDGCHKA, encoded by the exons ATGCGGCTGTGGAAGGCGGCGGCGGCGACCCTGGCCTTCATGAGCGTCGACGTCGGCGTGACCACGGCCATCTACGTCCTCAGCCACCCGGACCGCAGCCTGCTGGAGGACATCCGCCACTTCAACATCTTCGACTCGGTGCTGGACCTCTGGGCCGCCTGCCTCTACCGCAGCTGCCTGCTGCTGGGGGCCACCATCGGCGTGGCCAAGAACAGCGCGCTGGGGCCGCGGCGGCTGCGGGCCTCGTGGCCGGTGATCGCCCTCGTGTGCCTCCTGGCCGGCATCTACACCATGGCGAAGCTGCTGCTCTTCTCCGAGGTCCGCAAGCCGGTGCGGGACCCGTGGTTCTGGGCCCTGTTCGCGTGGACCTACGTGTCGCTGGCCGCCTCCTTCCTGCTCTGGTGGCTGCTGTCCACCGTGCGGCCGGGCGGCAAGGCCCTGGAGCCGGGGGCCGGCGCCGAGGCCGAGGCTGAGGGCTTCCCCGGGGAGGACCGGCCCGAGCCCGAGCAGGCGTCCGGGGCCACGCTCCGGAAGCTGCTGTCCTACACCAAGCCCGACGTGGCCTTCCTCGTGGCGGCCTCCTTCTTCCTCATCATCGCGGCTCTGG GAGAGACGTTCCTCCCCTACTACACGGGCCGGGCCATCGACGGCATCGTCATCCAGAAGAGCATGGAGCAGTTCAGCACGGCCGTCGTCGTCATGTGCCTGCTGGCCCTCGGCAG CTCGTTTGCCGCAGGTATTCGGGGCGGCATTTTTACCCTCATATTTGCCAGACTGAACATTCGCCTCCGCAACTGTCTCTTCCGCTCCCTGGTGTCTCAGGAGACAAGCTTCTTTGACGAGAACCGCACAG GGGACCTCATCTCCCGCCTCACCTCCGACACCACCATGGTCAGCGACCTGGTCTCCCAGAACATCAACATCTTCCTGCGGAACATGGTCAAGGTCACCGGCGTGGTGGTCTTCATGTTCAGCCTCTCGTGGCAGCTCTCCCTGGTCACCTTCATGGGCTTCCCCATCATCATGATGGTGTCCGACATCTACGGCAAGTACTACAAG AGGCTCTCCAAGGAGGTCCAGAAcgccctggccagggccagcaaCACAGCCGAGGAGACCATCAGCGCCATGAAGACCGTGCGGAGCTTCGCcaacgaggaggaggaggcggaggtgTACTCGCGGAAGCTGCAGCAGGTGTACAAGCTGAACAGGAAGGAGGCGGCCGCCTACATGTACTACGTCTGGGGCAGCGGG ctcacGCTGCTGGTGGTCCAGGTCAGCATCCTCTACTACGGGGGCCACCTCGTCATCTCCGGGCAGATGACCAGCGGCAACCTCATCTCCTTCATCATCTATGAGTTTGTCCTGGGCGACTGTATGGAG tcCGTGGGCTCCGTCTACAGCGGCCTGATGCAAGGAGTGGGGGCCGCCGAGAAGGTGTTCGAGTTCATTGACCGGCAGCCAACCATGGTGCATGATGGGAACCTGGCCCCCGACCATGTGGAGGGCCGCGTGGACTTTGAGAACGTGACCTTCACCTACCGCACTCGGCCCCACACCAAAGTCCTGCAG AACGTCTCCTTCAGCCTGTCCCCAGGCAAGGTGACGGCGCTCATCGGGCCCTCGGGCAGCGGGAAGAGTTCCTGCGTCAACATCCTGGAGAACTTCTACCCCCTGGAGGGTGGCCGCGTGCTGCTGGACGGGAAGCCGGTCAGCGCCTATGACCACAAGTTCCTGCACCGAGTG gtcTCCCTGGTGAGCCAGGAGCCGGTGCTGTTCGCCCGCTCCATCACCGACAACATCTCCTACGGCCTGCCCGCCGTGCCCTTCGAGGTGGTGGTGGAGGCCGCGCAGAAGGCGAACGCCCACGGCTTCATCATGGAGCTGCAGGACGGCTACAACACAG AGACGGGGGAGAAGGGAGCCCAGCTGTCGGGCGGCCAGAAGCAGCGGGTGGCCATGGCCCGGGCTCTGGTGCGGAACCCGCCGGTCCTCATCCTGGACGAAGCCACCAGCGCCCTGGATGCCGAGAGCGAGTACCTG atcCAGCAGGCCATCCACGGCCACCTGCAGAAGCGCACGGTGCTCATCATCGCGCACCGGCTGAGCACGGTGGAGCGGGCGCACCTCATCGTGGTGCTGGACAAGGGCCGCGTGGTGCAGCAGGGCACCCACCAgcagctgctggcccagggcGGCCTCTACGCCAGGCTGGTGCAGCGGCAGATGCTGGCGCTCGAGCCCGCCCTGGGCTGCGCCGTCGACCACAACGAGCCGCCGGGCGACGGCTGCCACAAGGCCTGA
- the ABCB9 gene encoding ATP-binding cassette sub-family B member 9 isoform X2 has translation MRLWKAAAATLAFMSVDVGVTTAIYVLSHPDRSLLEDIRHFNIFDSVLDLWAACLYRSCLLLGATIGVAKNSALGPRRLRASWPVIALVCLLAGIYTMAKLLLFSEVRKPVRDPWFWALFAWTYVSLAASFLLWWLLSTVRPGGKALEPGAGAEAEAEGFPGEDRPEPEQASGATLRKLLSYTKPDVAFLVAASFFLIIAALGETFLPYYTGRAIDGIVIQKSMEQFSTAVVVMCLLALGRLNIRLRNCLFRSLVSQETSFFDENRTGDLISRLTSDTTMVSDLVSQNINIFLRNMVKVTGVVVFMFSLSWQLSLVTFMGFPIIMMVSDIYGKYYKRLSKEVQNALARASNTAEETISAMKTVRSFANEEEEAEVYSRKLQQVYKLNRKEAAAYMYYVWGSGLTLLVVQVSILYYGGHLVISGQMTSGNLISFIIYEFVLGDCMESVGSVYSGLMQGVGAAEKVFEFIDRQPTMVHDGNLAPDHVEGRVDFENVTFTYRTRPHTKVLQNVSFSLSPGKVTALIGPSGSGKSSCVNILENFYPLEGGRVLLDGKPVSAYDHKFLHRVVSLVSQEPVLFARSITDNISYGLPAVPFEVVVEAAQKANAHGFIMELQDGYNTETGEKGAQLSGGQKQRVAMARALVRNPPVLILDEATSALDAESEYLIQQAIHGHLQKRTVLIIAHRLSTVERAHLIVVLDKGRVVQQGTHQQLLAQGGLYARLVQRQMLALEPALGCAVDHNEPPGDGCHKA, from the exons ATGCGGCTGTGGAAGGCGGCGGCGGCGACCCTGGCCTTCATGAGCGTCGACGTCGGCGTGACCACGGCCATCTACGTCCTCAGCCACCCGGACCGCAGCCTGCTGGAGGACATCCGCCACTTCAACATCTTCGACTCGGTGCTGGACCTCTGGGCCGCCTGCCTCTACCGCAGCTGCCTGCTGCTGGGGGCCACCATCGGCGTGGCCAAGAACAGCGCGCTGGGGCCGCGGCGGCTGCGGGCCTCGTGGCCGGTGATCGCCCTCGTGTGCCTCCTGGCCGGCATCTACACCATGGCGAAGCTGCTGCTCTTCTCCGAGGTCCGCAAGCCGGTGCGGGACCCGTGGTTCTGGGCCCTGTTCGCGTGGACCTACGTGTCGCTGGCCGCCTCCTTCCTGCTCTGGTGGCTGCTGTCCACCGTGCGGCCGGGCGGCAAGGCCCTGGAGCCGGGGGCCGGCGCCGAGGCCGAGGCTGAGGGCTTCCCCGGGGAGGACCGGCCCGAGCCCGAGCAGGCGTCCGGGGCCACGCTCCGGAAGCTGCTGTCCTACACCAAGCCCGACGTGGCCTTCCTCGTGGCGGCCTCCTTCTTCCTCATCATCGCGGCTCTGG GAGAGACGTTCCTCCCCTACTACACGGGCCGGGCCATCGACGGCATCGTCATCCAGAAGAGCATGGAGCAGTTCAGCACGGCCGTCGTCGTCATGTGCCTGCTGGCCCTCGGCAG ACTGAACATTCGCCTCCGCAACTGTCTCTTCCGCTCCCTGGTGTCTCAGGAGACAAGCTTCTTTGACGAGAACCGCACAG GGGACCTCATCTCCCGCCTCACCTCCGACACCACCATGGTCAGCGACCTGGTCTCCCAGAACATCAACATCTTCCTGCGGAACATGGTCAAGGTCACCGGCGTGGTGGTCTTCATGTTCAGCCTCTCGTGGCAGCTCTCCCTGGTCACCTTCATGGGCTTCCCCATCATCATGATGGTGTCCGACATCTACGGCAAGTACTACAAG AGGCTCTCCAAGGAGGTCCAGAAcgccctggccagggccagcaaCACAGCCGAGGAGACCATCAGCGCCATGAAGACCGTGCGGAGCTTCGCcaacgaggaggaggaggcggaggtgTACTCGCGGAAGCTGCAGCAGGTGTACAAGCTGAACAGGAAGGAGGCGGCCGCCTACATGTACTACGTCTGGGGCAGCGGG ctcacGCTGCTGGTGGTCCAGGTCAGCATCCTCTACTACGGGGGCCACCTCGTCATCTCCGGGCAGATGACCAGCGGCAACCTCATCTCCTTCATCATCTATGAGTTTGTCCTGGGCGACTGTATGGAG tcCGTGGGCTCCGTCTACAGCGGCCTGATGCAAGGAGTGGGGGCCGCCGAGAAGGTGTTCGAGTTCATTGACCGGCAGCCAACCATGGTGCATGATGGGAACCTGGCCCCCGACCATGTGGAGGGCCGCGTGGACTTTGAGAACGTGACCTTCACCTACCGCACTCGGCCCCACACCAAAGTCCTGCAG AACGTCTCCTTCAGCCTGTCCCCAGGCAAGGTGACGGCGCTCATCGGGCCCTCGGGCAGCGGGAAGAGTTCCTGCGTCAACATCCTGGAGAACTTCTACCCCCTGGAGGGTGGCCGCGTGCTGCTGGACGGGAAGCCGGTCAGCGCCTATGACCACAAGTTCCTGCACCGAGTG gtcTCCCTGGTGAGCCAGGAGCCGGTGCTGTTCGCCCGCTCCATCACCGACAACATCTCCTACGGCCTGCCCGCCGTGCCCTTCGAGGTGGTGGTGGAGGCCGCGCAGAAGGCGAACGCCCACGGCTTCATCATGGAGCTGCAGGACGGCTACAACACAG AGACGGGGGAGAAGGGAGCCCAGCTGTCGGGCGGCCAGAAGCAGCGGGTGGCCATGGCCCGGGCTCTGGTGCGGAACCCGCCGGTCCTCATCCTGGACGAAGCCACCAGCGCCCTGGATGCCGAGAGCGAGTACCTG atcCAGCAGGCCATCCACGGCCACCTGCAGAAGCGCACGGTGCTCATCATCGCGCACCGGCTGAGCACGGTGGAGCGGGCGCACCTCATCGTGGTGCTGGACAAGGGCCGCGTGGTGCAGCAGGGCACCCACCAgcagctgctggcccagggcGGCCTCTACGCCAGGCTGGTGCAGCGGCAGATGCTGGCGCTCGAGCCCGCCCTGGGCTGCGCCGTCGACCACAACGAGCCGCCGGGCGACGGCTGCCACAAGGCCTGA